The following are from one region of the Nicotiana tomentosiformis chromosome 7, ASM39032v3, whole genome shotgun sequence genome:
- the LOC104085387 gene encoding uncharacterized protein: MESLTGSSVKGVCLDKIIDKHRGLSLCTKDVGLSKRSEICFLGLSSCKLVNVSSLSIQRKTVQPISCAPALQSSFDTQTHTQSEETETTDTNQSEPVRVKFQLNKECTFGQHFHIVGDDPVLGSWNPSNAVPLDWSEGHAWTVELDIPSGKTISYKFILKGDAETILWQQGPDRILQTWETKKIITVSEDWDNAELQTIVEEEPAAEQSEESAANPEILIAENLVPSTVVDLEDDVNEEKSNEVLAIVAENITEVKEDVNTDLNEDTIIEAKAIGKNNMVFNNEVLNSKDESILIMHETVPVLVPGLTQVLDMDKVIAETSLGSNSEEFNVLLDEVQMNKIVAEGSLGLKSEEFNVPELSSNEEVVTDLTHPREIPEMMLNVKQEVRRNEDIEKSELVEGGDWPNGKPVEEIFDSDMQWGKRTLQKFFANLGFFKVELES; encoded by the exons ATGGAGTCCTTAACAGGATCATCTGTAAAAGGGGTTTGTTTGGACAAGATTATAGACAAACATAGAGGTCTGTCTTTGTGTACTAAAGATGTTGGTCTGAGTAAAAGGTCAGAAATTTGCTTTCTTGGATTGTCAAGCTGTAAGCTTGTTAATGTCAGCTCACTTTCTATTCAGCGCAAAACCGTTCAGCCTATTTCTTGTGCTCCTGCTCTCCAATCATCTTTTGACACTCAG ACACATACTCAGAGTGAAGAAACAGAGACAACGGATACAA ATCAATCCGAACCTGTCCGTGTAAAATTTCAATTGAATAAGGAATGCACCTTTGGTCAGCATTTCCACATAGTGGGTGATGATCCAGTTCTTGGTTCATGGAATCCATCAAATGCAGTGCCACTTGACTGGTCAGAGGGACATGCCTGGACTGTCGAGTTG GATATCCCAAGTGGAAAAACCATCAGCTACAAGTTCATTCTGAAAGGAGATGCTGAGACTATCTTGTGGCAACAAGGCCCTGATCGAATTCTTCAAACATGggaaaccaagaaaataataacaGTTTCTGAAGATTGGGACAATGCTGAGCTGCAGACAATTGTAGAAGAGGAACCTGCTGCAGAACAATCCGAAGAATCTGCAGCTAATCCAGAAATTTTAATAGCTGAGAATCTGGTTCCATCAACAGTTGTAGACCTAGAAGATGATGTAAACGAGGAAAAAAGCAATGAAGTTTTAGCTATAGTCGCAGAAAATATCACTGAAGTAAAAGAGGATGTGAACACTGATCTAAATGAGGACACAATAATAGAAGCAAAAGCTATTGGCAAGAATAACATGGTGTTTAATAATGAAGTGTTAAACTCAAAAGACGAGTCAATCCTAATCATGCATGAAACAGTTCCTGTCTTGGTTCCTGGCTTAACCCAAGTTTTGGACATGGACAAAGTTATTGCTGAGACCTCACTTGGATCAAATAGTGAGGAGTTCAATGTGTTGTTGGATGAAGTTCAGATGAATAAAATTGTTGCTGAGGGATCACTTGGATTGAAATCTGAGGAGTTCAATGTGCCAGAG TTGAGTTCAAATGAAGAGGTAGTTACTGATTTAACACATCCTAGAGAAATCCCAGAAATGATGCTTAATGTCAAGCAAGAAGTAAGAAGGAATGAAGATATAGAAAAGTCTGAATTAGTGGAAGGAGGAGATTGGCCTAACGGAAAGCCCGTGGAAGAGATATTTGACAGTGATATGCAATGGGGTAAAAGAACACTGCAGAAGTTCTTTGCCAATTTGGGTTTCTTTAAAGTAGAGCTTGAAAGCTGA
- the LOC104085386 gene encoding RNA polymerase II C-terminal domain phosphatase-like 2 isoform X2 produces MSFLGFKSVVFHGETCLGELEIVQVKDQNFQFPNNEIRIHHISQNSERCHPLSVLQTISSPVRCKLEPNSNSASNGSDQSPLINLHASCFYELKTAVVLLGEEEIHLVAMPSKQKKFPCFWCYSVPFGLYSACLRMLNMRCLSIVFDLDETLIVANTMKSFEDRIEALRGWVARETDPIRLSGMSAEMKRYIEDRTLLKQYLESDSVVDGGKVYKAQQEEVLQLSEGQERVVRPVIRLLEKNAVLTRINPENRDTSVLVRLRPAWDELRTYLTARGRRRFEVYVCTMAERDYALEIWRLLDPGSHLINAKQLMDRVVCVKSGAKKSLLTVFQTGNCHPKLAMVIDDRLKVWEDKDQPRVHVVPAFTPYYAPQAEMANAVPVLCVARNVACDVRGRFFKEFDESLLRKISEIFYEDEVVNLPSAPDVSNYLMSEEGKVNMNSASPFIGNNPDLKPGSSQLTVGIAANVPTQSMKPIQPSEKPSLLGAPFRRDNSFSEVDADGKRRYPMLNPSQDSRYRGSAEPPLLSRVPQKPPILPIPSQGGWLVEDDLNKGHLGSRSPGIFQESDASRSDKQRGHLNLLSQGATSMVLPTYASTGKNEETNSRHEMHKQNSLIQQTEGRLFQHQSTFNNRESQPEAGRMNFLPSLATGVLQEIGRRCNSKVEFRPVVSTSEELQFSVEVFFTGERVGVGMGKTRKDAQQQAAENALRNLADKYVSYITSHPRVVDKDLNKLSVENENGFLWETVNHVDEWSVEDRVPQVNVPEVGVNGDAAHD; encoded by the exons ATGAGTTTTTTAGGGTTCAAATCGGTTGTGTTTCACGGAGAAACGTGTTTAGGAGAGCTGGAGATTGTTCAGGTTAAGGATCAGAATTTTCAGTTCCCAAACAACGAGATACGGATCCATCACATATCTCAAAACAGCGAACGGTGTCATCCTCTCTCTGTTCTACAAACAATTTCATCACCTGTTCGTTGTAAGCTTGAACCCAACTCGAATTCGGCGTCGAACGGTTCTGATCAGTCTCCGTTGATTAATCTTCACGCCTCCTGCTTTTATGAACTCAAG ACTGCAGTAGTCTTGCTGGGGGAAGAAGAAATACATTTGGTGGCAATGCCGAGTAAGCAGAAGAAGTTCCCCTGTTTTTGGTGCTATTCAGTGCCCTTTGGTCTGTATAGTGCTTGTTTACGAATGCTGAATATGAGGTGTTTATCAATTGTTTTTGATCTCGATGAGACTTTAATTGTTGCTAATACAATGAAGTCGTTTGAGGATAGAATTGAGGCTTTGCGGGGTTGGGTTGCACGAGAAACAGATCCAATTCGGTTGTCTGGGATGTCCGCTGAGATGAAGAGATATATAGAGGATCGTACATTGTTGAAGCAGTACTTGGAGAGTGATTCTGTTGTTGATGGCGGGAAAGTATATAAAGCTCAGCAAGAGGAGGTGCTACAATTATCTGAAGGGCAAGAGCGTGTAGTTCGGCCAGTCATAAGGTTGCTGGAAAAGAATGCGGTTCTAACACGGATTAATCCAGAG AATCGGGATACCAGTGTGCTAGTTAGATTGCGTCCTGCTTGGGATGAGTTGAGAACTTATTTGACAGCCAGAGGTCGGAGAAGGTTCGAAGTGTATGTTTGCACCATGGCGGAGAGAGATTATGCATTGGAGATCTGGAGGCTACTTGACCCTGGGTCACACCTCATTAATGCCAAACAATTGATGGACCGTGTTGTATGTGTCAAATCAG GGGCCAAGAAGTCTTTACTTACTGTCTTCCAAACTGGCAATTGTCATCCAAAATTGGCGATGGTTATTGATGACCGATTAAAAGTGTGGGAAGATAAAGATCAACCTCGCGTTCATGTTGTCCCTGCTTTCACTCCATATTATGCTCCACAAGCAGAG ATGGCCAATGCAGTTCCTGTCCTATGTGTGGCGAGAAATGTTGCTTGCGATGTTAGAGGTCGATTTTTCAA AGAGTTTGATGAAAGTCTACTCCGGAAGATCTCTGAGATCTTCTATGAAGATGAGGTCGTAAATTTACCTTCTGCACCTGACGTGAGCAACTACTTAATGTCTGAG GAGGGAAAAGTTAATATGAACTCTGCTTCTCCTTTCATCGGTAATAATCCTGATTTGAAGCCCGGAAGCTCACAGCTTACGGTGGGAATTGCTGCAAATGTACCTACTCAGTCAATGAAACCAATTCAACCTTCAGAAA AACCAAGTTTGCTGGGAGCTCCATTTAGACGAGATAACAGCTTTTCTGAAGTTGATGCTGATGGGAAGAGAAGGTATCCCATGTTGAATCCTAGCCAGGATTCGAGGTATCGCGGTTCAGCAGAACCTCCTTTATTATCTAGGGTGCCTCAGAAACCACCCATACTGCCCATACCATCGCAGGGTGGATGGTTGGTGGAAGATGACCTAAATAAAGGACATTTGGGTAGTCGATCACCTGGGATTTTTCAAGAATCTGATGCATCAAGGTCTGATAAACAGAGAGGTCATCTGAATTTGCTCAGTCAAGGTGCAACAAGCATGGTGTTACCAACATATGCATCTACAGGGAAGAATGAAGAG ACTAATTCcaggcatgaaatgcataaaCAAAATTCTCTTATTCAACAGACAG AGGGTAGGCTCTTTCAACATCAGTCAACATTTAACAACAGAGAATCTCAACCAGAAGCTGGGAGAATGAACTTCTTACCATCTTTAGCTACTGGGGTGCTGCAAGAAATTGGACGGCGATGCAACTCAAAG GTTGAGTTCAGGCCTGTGGTGAGCACCAGTGAGGAATTGCAATTTTCAGTTGAG GTCTTCTTCACCGGTGAGAGAGTTGGTGTTGGAATGGGTAAGACTAGGAAGGATGCTCAGCAACAGGCAGCTGAGAATGCTCTTCGTAACTTGGCTG ATAAATACGTCTCATACATTACATCTCACCCCCGAGTAGTGGATAAAGACCTCAATAAGCTTTCAGTGGAAAATGAAAATGGGTTCTTGTGGGAGACTGTCAATCATGTGGATGAATGGTCAGTGGAGGATAGAGTACCTCAAGTAAATGTTCCGGAGGTGGGAGTTAATGGCGATGCTGCCCATGACTGA
- the LOC104085386 gene encoding RNA polymerase II C-terminal domain phosphatase-like 2 isoform X1, producing the protein MSFLGFKSVVFHGETCLGELEIVQVKDQNFQFPNNEIRIHHISQNSERCHPLSVLQTISSPVRCKLEPNSNSASNGSDQSPLINLHASCFYELKTAVVLLGEEEIHLVAMPSKQKKFPCFWCYSVPFGLYSACLRMLNMRCLSIVFDLDETLIVANTMKSFEDRIEALRGWVARETDPIRLSGMSAEMKRYIEDRTLLKQYLESDSVVDGGKVYKAQQEEVLQLSEGQERVVRPVIRLLEKNAVLTRINPENRDTSVLVRLRPAWDELRTYLTARGRRRFEVYVCTMAERDYALEIWRLLDPGSHLINAKQLMDRVVCVKSGAKKSLLTVFQTGNCHPKLAMVIDDRLKVWEDKDQPRVHVVPAFTPYYAPQAEMANAVPVLCVARNVACDVRGRFFKEFDESLLRKISEIFYEDEVVNLPSAPDVSNYLMSEDACFSSSGNLNAPIPEGMYGPEVAQRLHQQEGKVNMNSASPFIGNNPDLKPGSSQLTVGIAANVPTQSMKPIQPSEKPSLLGAPFRRDNSFSEVDADGKRRYPMLNPSQDSRYRGSAEPPLLSRVPQKPPILPIPSQGGWLVEDDLNKGHLGSRSPGIFQESDASRSDKQRGHLNLLSQGATSMVLPTYASTGKNEETNSRHEMHKQNSLIQQTEGRLFQHQSTFNNRESQPEAGRMNFLPSLATGVLQEIGRRCNSKVEFRPVVSTSEELQFSVEVFFTGERVGVGMGKTRKDAQQQAAENALRNLADKYVSYITSHPRVVDKDLNKLSVENENGFLWETVNHVDEWSVEDRVPQVNVPEVGVNGDAAHD; encoded by the exons ATGAGTTTTTTAGGGTTCAAATCGGTTGTGTTTCACGGAGAAACGTGTTTAGGAGAGCTGGAGATTGTTCAGGTTAAGGATCAGAATTTTCAGTTCCCAAACAACGAGATACGGATCCATCACATATCTCAAAACAGCGAACGGTGTCATCCTCTCTCTGTTCTACAAACAATTTCATCACCTGTTCGTTGTAAGCTTGAACCCAACTCGAATTCGGCGTCGAACGGTTCTGATCAGTCTCCGTTGATTAATCTTCACGCCTCCTGCTTTTATGAACTCAAG ACTGCAGTAGTCTTGCTGGGGGAAGAAGAAATACATTTGGTGGCAATGCCGAGTAAGCAGAAGAAGTTCCCCTGTTTTTGGTGCTATTCAGTGCCCTTTGGTCTGTATAGTGCTTGTTTACGAATGCTGAATATGAGGTGTTTATCAATTGTTTTTGATCTCGATGAGACTTTAATTGTTGCTAATACAATGAAGTCGTTTGAGGATAGAATTGAGGCTTTGCGGGGTTGGGTTGCACGAGAAACAGATCCAATTCGGTTGTCTGGGATGTCCGCTGAGATGAAGAGATATATAGAGGATCGTACATTGTTGAAGCAGTACTTGGAGAGTGATTCTGTTGTTGATGGCGGGAAAGTATATAAAGCTCAGCAAGAGGAGGTGCTACAATTATCTGAAGGGCAAGAGCGTGTAGTTCGGCCAGTCATAAGGTTGCTGGAAAAGAATGCGGTTCTAACACGGATTAATCCAGAG AATCGGGATACCAGTGTGCTAGTTAGATTGCGTCCTGCTTGGGATGAGTTGAGAACTTATTTGACAGCCAGAGGTCGGAGAAGGTTCGAAGTGTATGTTTGCACCATGGCGGAGAGAGATTATGCATTGGAGATCTGGAGGCTACTTGACCCTGGGTCACACCTCATTAATGCCAAACAATTGATGGACCGTGTTGTATGTGTCAAATCAG GGGCCAAGAAGTCTTTACTTACTGTCTTCCAAACTGGCAATTGTCATCCAAAATTGGCGATGGTTATTGATGACCGATTAAAAGTGTGGGAAGATAAAGATCAACCTCGCGTTCATGTTGTCCCTGCTTTCACTCCATATTATGCTCCACAAGCAGAG ATGGCCAATGCAGTTCCTGTCCTATGTGTGGCGAGAAATGTTGCTTGCGATGTTAGAGGTCGATTTTTCAA AGAGTTTGATGAAAGTCTACTCCGGAAGATCTCTGAGATCTTCTATGAAGATGAGGTCGTAAATTTACCTTCTGCACCTGACGTGAGCAACTACTTAATGTCTGAG GATGCTTGTTTTTCATCATCCGGAAATCTGAATGCTCCTATTCCTGAAGGGATGTATGGGCCTGAAGTTGCACAAAGATTGCATCAGCAG GAGGGAAAAGTTAATATGAACTCTGCTTCTCCTTTCATCGGTAATAATCCTGATTTGAAGCCCGGAAGCTCACAGCTTACGGTGGGAATTGCTGCAAATGTACCTACTCAGTCAATGAAACCAATTCAACCTTCAGAAA AACCAAGTTTGCTGGGAGCTCCATTTAGACGAGATAACAGCTTTTCTGAAGTTGATGCTGATGGGAAGAGAAGGTATCCCATGTTGAATCCTAGCCAGGATTCGAGGTATCGCGGTTCAGCAGAACCTCCTTTATTATCTAGGGTGCCTCAGAAACCACCCATACTGCCCATACCATCGCAGGGTGGATGGTTGGTGGAAGATGACCTAAATAAAGGACATTTGGGTAGTCGATCACCTGGGATTTTTCAAGAATCTGATGCATCAAGGTCTGATAAACAGAGAGGTCATCTGAATTTGCTCAGTCAAGGTGCAACAAGCATGGTGTTACCAACATATGCATCTACAGGGAAGAATGAAGAG ACTAATTCcaggcatgaaatgcataaaCAAAATTCTCTTATTCAACAGACAG AGGGTAGGCTCTTTCAACATCAGTCAACATTTAACAACAGAGAATCTCAACCAGAAGCTGGGAGAATGAACTTCTTACCATCTTTAGCTACTGGGGTGCTGCAAGAAATTGGACGGCGATGCAACTCAAAG GTTGAGTTCAGGCCTGTGGTGAGCACCAGTGAGGAATTGCAATTTTCAGTTGAG GTCTTCTTCACCGGTGAGAGAGTTGGTGTTGGAATGGGTAAGACTAGGAAGGATGCTCAGCAACAGGCAGCTGAGAATGCTCTTCGTAACTTGGCTG ATAAATACGTCTCATACATTACATCTCACCCCCGAGTAGTGGATAAAGACCTCAATAAGCTTTCAGTGGAAAATGAAAATGGGTTCTTGTGGGAGACTGTCAATCATGTGGATGAATGGTCAGTGGAGGATAGAGTACCTCAAGTAAATGTTCCGGAGGTGGGAGTTAATGGCGATGCTGCCCATGACTGA